actcttataacatggctctatcacacgatctaagaggAGAAAGAAatgtcaatcattcctaaatgccccataacctcctgtttataagtgtggcgcgcttcacacccatataCAAGACTCTATCGGACACGACTAatagacacaccttaggacgaactgctctgataccatttcttTCACAACCCAACCGGCAGGCCATGACAGGTACACGGAGCTGACCTGCCAAGCACCACCTAACATACTTCTAATATTCATACTTAGGTGGaacacatggctaactcatagaTATCATAATCCATAAAGGCATAAGCTCCAAGATAAAACATGtctacataaacatcataaactaTGCCATATGTGGCATAAGCTCCTAGATAAAACATGtctacataaacatcataaactaTGTCATAtgtacaagctgacaaggctatcagaATGATATACAACATAGGAACCAATGGGGATACTGAACATCTAGccatacacatctgtctacgagcctctacaaagagtacaaaaatcataaggatgggacaggaccccgctatgcccatatgtacacaaaagaataatatcactagactgcagctccgaagcaaatggagcgctcttgAGAAGtagctgatgaagctcctaggggtCCGATCTGTCTCcctacctacctgcgggcatgaacacaacgtccacaagcaaaaggacgtcagtatgaataatgtactgagtatgcaagacatgaataataacataataaagatgCAGAAAATAACacgagataagagagataacctatacatctggatgcctcttaaggcggatgtcatgcatgcttaaattttttttaaaaaaatctttcatatatacatatatataaatactgtTGCAGAACATGAggaccgatccatatatcatatcatcccatGTCCGGGGCAACATCATAATCGgcctactgcagtggtgtgcacatctacgtgcctgcccgaccgactatagcgcagcgcggtgtgagaaaatacatacatatatatatatataaagcatgcatgagagcctaaataaaagctataactccagcggagtgacgtaaggttggtatcCTTCGATTATCaatatggaatcatcatcatcgctatatctcacgtTGAAAGAACAATCACcgtaaggtgagatcaataacaatgaataaaatcaataatcatgaaacatgctcaataatatcataataacatcaaaactataagctttgggatctctagaaatggaatcattatcatcataagaATATCAAGAGCTATAGGCTTTGATGTCTTTGGAAAGAAATCATCATTTCCATCATAAGGAGTGCTCATCAAGAATATCACAAGAATCATGAGAATCATAAAATTCTAGTAATCTTAGAAAtagggatattatggatatggtaTGAAGATTTACAACAAaataatcatgcctttagaaagaaagggttagccttgaCATACCTTTGCGTCTCCTTAACTACCTAACGTTCTCTCCCCAAGTTCccaagtctacattcaaaaggagtAGTTCTAGAGTTAGGTCTTGAAAATACTTATAagctcaaactagagtaattagtggCTAACGGAATGTGGGCAGCACTTCTCCTATTTTATTAACTTCCACCAATTTCCAATTCAAttcccaacaacaataacaacattaaCAACTCCATAATTAGGAGGTTATCTACAATTTACACCTAAAACaatccaaaacttcttttcaagtcTCATTCACAACCAATAATTACAACACCATGTCCCGTACTCTTTCCTATCACAATTTCCTTCACTTTTATGACTTACTaatctccaaatcaactcaatatagGGAATAAAGAGAGAACATACCTCAAACTTGAATAACCCTAGCTCCCCAACTTTGTTTCAACCCAAAATCCCCATAAAAATTAACTTAAGAGCAAGGATCATCATCACCCATGGACTAGCTTAGGGTTTAAAAGCTTAATTCTTACTTGAATTTGGCTTAGGGAATGTATGGATGAGTAGGGAGTGTACAGAGAACTTGATGTTCTGATTTTTGGTGAGTTCCAAGTCGTGGGCCTTTTATTTATAGGAAAGAGAAAAATCTTTCCACTGCCTGCGGTTCGACAGCAgggtcgacggtccatcgacatgtCGATGGTTCGTCGACCAGCCACCGTAGACCTGCGGGAGTCTCTGAATCTCTCAGAGTTTTTTGACGGGAAGGTTGACAATCAGTTAACCAGTCTACGGTCCGTCGAATTGACCGTTGAATTACTCTGTTACAGAACTCAGATTTTTCTGGTTTATTCCGCCTCCAATCTTCCAATACTTGTTGTACACAACTTAAACTTCCGCATATGTAGAATGATTAAATGGAGTCTTTTGTAACCTTGACAAAAATTCTCACTTACTAACTTCTCATCGGCTATCTTACGGCGAAActgaacgtataaaatacggggtataatagAAGGGCCCTGTATAAAGCAGTTTGTCTTGGTAAAAAAAGGCAAAACAGCCAAACTGAACAATTAATTTGTGAATAGAAACAAGATTGTAATGGGAGGAAGGAATGAACAACACATTATGTAAAGTAAATCCAGGAAACAAAGTGAGGGAGCCAGTGTTAATGGCTTTAACTTTGTAGCCATTAGGAAGAGAGACAAGGTAAGAAATGGCAAGGGGTTGAATATTGAAGAGAAGAGACTTGTTAGAGGTCATCTGATCAGTAGCTCCCGAATCTAGTATCCATACAAGATCTTCTACTTGAGACAACAAACAAATCTTAGAACACACACCATTAGATAGCAACTTACCAGCAAAGTTTGCAGAGTCTATAAGATTGGGTCCATATGAAGCATAAGGATGGTGTTATTGCAGTAGCTTTATCAGTTGAGAATGCTGATCTTTGGTAAGCCCATGTATAGGTGAGAGTTGGAACAAATCTCAAAACCATAACCAAAACTTTGTGCACCAGGATCAGATGTCCCATTTGTGTCTAACTTAACATGTGCTATTGTTTTTCTAGTAGGAGCTGATTTAGTGAATTTGAAATTGGAAGGGTAACCATGAAGTTTATAACACTTGTCTATGGTGTGCCCTGGTTTCTTGCAGTACTTGCACAACAAGGAGGATTTATTTTGTTCATAAGGGACCCCTGGAGCAAAATTTTGTCTAGAGGCACCCACACTGAATGAAGCAGAGGTGCTTGGGAACTAAGATGAGGTTAAGACTTGTCTTTGCTTCTCATCATAGCAAGATACTGTACACAGTCCCAACAGAAGAAAAAGGCTTGAGCGCCAAAATATTACTCCTAGTTTGCACATAGGTGTCATTCAAGCCCATTAAAAACTGATAGACCATTTGGACATCATCATCCTTTTGATACTCAGAACTGGCACCACACATGCAGGATTTCACACGAGTAGTGGAAAGGGAAGCAATCTCATCCCAGAGTTTCTTGATTTTGTTAGAGTATGAGGCTATGTCTAGAGAACCCCGAGAAATATGAGCTAGTTCTTTCTTTAGTTCAAACACCCTAGCTGCATCAACTTTCCCATACCTTTCCTCTAACTCATTCCAAACATCTCTAGCAAATTCATAGTATTCAACACTACGAGCTATGTCCTTGGTCATTGAGTTAGTCAAACAGGAAATTACTAAATCATTGCATCATTGCCACTATCTAAGCAAGAGAGAACCATCTGATGATTTCTTGCAACCATCATTGATAAAATCAAGTTTATTCCGAATAGACAAACCTACTAAAATTGTTCTCCTCCAACTCCCATATCCATTCCCATCAAAACGTATCGAAACTAAGGAATGTCCCAATACATCTGAAGGTTGTACATAAAAGGGATGACAAGGATGAGTATAGTCATCTTCATGAAAAGCAGTTGGTGAGGGAGTAGAGGTAGAGGAAGGGAACTAGTACTCGTAACATTAGGGCTTGTCATTGCAACTACTAAATGATTCACAACCATACAAGTGAGTTGAGTAATGTAGAACGAATTTACCAATTGTTTTCACAACTAGAAAGAACAACGGCCTTGATACACACCATGCTGTCACTTGGCAAAATCACTAACCTCAGAAACCCTAATTAGAACAAGAAACACGAACACGAACCACAGAAAACCCTAAACAAACTGCGCCGCTACTGAGCGAAAATTCAAACATGAACTAAAAGGAAACCCTATTTCGAAACTGCGCCGCCTCTGAGCGAAAATCGAACCAAGAAAAAAAACTAATTCGACGAACACCTCAAATCAAAACTATATCTTCACCAAAATGAAATAGTTTCACCAGATATCTTCAGATAATGAAGAAATGAACACTCGAAAATCATCAAATCAAGTAGACATCGGTGAAATCGATAAGAATCACAAAAAAAGATGAAAATTAACGAAATTGAGAGTCGCGGAAGAGAAAAACAATGGATCTAATAAAATAgatctaggctctgataccatgttacaAGTCAAATTTGAAGTGAAAACTATGAAGAACAAAGAGTTAAACCAAGGGAAAATGAGAGAGTCGGTAAGACAGAAATTGGGTTTCATTATTGCTCAAAATGAAAATGTCCTTAATCTATGTAATGAATTGGGCCCAGTGTATATATATAGGCCTAATaaaataaatgataaatacaacgcGGGCCAAGCCAAATACAGAGACAAAAGAccaatgcagaaaataaatgatatacaacatatacagCTAGTATATCAACACAAATTATGTCATCCAACAAGATCTGCGCATACTTGTATTCCATTTAGATGAAAGTTTTATATCTTGTAAGAGCCAAGGGATTTATTAATAATATATTAGctttctttaatttttaattgGTGAAATTTAAAGAATTTTCTTATCTTTTATCTACATCTATATTCGATATTACATTAAAAGCGTGACTCTCTAACTTGAAAGTTAAATTATGTAAATACCTTCTAAATAATTAAATACCCTACTTCTAAAATCTATATCTGTGTCTATACCtatctatctatatctatatctatctatattcatattatattaaaagaatgAACTTCCTAACTTGAAAGTTAAATTACGTAAATACCCTGCATAACTAAATACCCTACttctaaaattaaaaaaaaaaaaaaaaaaaaaaaaaaaagacaaatcaACGCTTAGTAATATCCCAAAAGGAAAAAATGCATGCTTACTTGCCTAGCAGATAGCAACCATCCTGCACAATTTGAGTAAACAAGAGACACAGTGCCACACAAACATCTTCTAACCATATCTCCATCGGCTTTTATTTCACTATGAATGTTTTTCTTTCCTGGATAATTGATGGTAAAATTTATTAGGAAAGCCACAAGGAAAAATAAAGTTAGAAGTATAATCCTCAGAGCCAAATGAATATTAAGGTCTTTAGCTTTAATTGTTTTCCATTGAAGTTCTCATTTTGTTAAAAGGTGATTGAATATGCAAGCAAATTGGAATAAGGCGATTACAGGCCTATCTTGTCTCTTCAAGTAATCTGTAATTTTAATTTCTTAGTTTTATTCTCTTCTAACAAGTACGATTTCACAATATATGTGTTTAATTACTCGATATACTAGTTTCAGTTGACTATTTTGGTGAATCTAGATTGATCACGGACAACTTAATTGACATAATTGTTATTGAATTTTTACCTAGAGTTTTTGGTTAATTGAATTTCATTCTTTACTTAGTCTTAATGAAGTGATTTGATGATTTGTTTGCATTTTAGGACTATGTAATATACTTTGGCCTTTACGTAACTATATTGTCGATACAACGAGTTTTTGTTTGATTGTCGAACAAGTGGAATCTGAAGATTACTGTCAcaacctattttgcctaagtcgtGCGAGCACTTACCTTTTTACCTCagtaagtgaaccctcaacccaataatgtataaatataaaaaagaatgaaattaagcaacgGAACAGAACAAATACGTACGTCTCACGATATAGATATAGAAGTAATAGGATAGTGTGGAACAATaacaacacccccagggtcttgtctgaataacacaagagcatctaaaagggaaatgCGGTGGACACATGTACttcggatggaaatatcgacgtctcggtagcacaacccagcgtgacttgcgaagtctaagtgtcatctgccccgaatctttgcccaacagacaggcgggacctcggatctttgcccacggggggttctcaccggcaccactctaggggacccacagagtccatgcactaacaacgattccgaaactaacatcggatatcgaccATGAAATAACGATTCCGAAATTGATCATCAGACAtcagccatctcacgtcactcaagtagaagagttttatcaagtatcaatttcactcaatcaactattccgggatgaacatcggacatcggtcatctcacgtcactcaagtaaaagcgTTTCATCCAGTATCATCACTacctcaacagtgtatcatgaaatgagagtgcgtgcaatgcatgaatcacatcaataataatgattaatatcacaagtaccaactatGGGTACGCTACAATGTACACGagtcacaaataccaatagtgggtacgccaacaatatatattcgaatcacaaataccgacagtgggtatgccaacagtatatatctgaatcacaaataccaatagtgggtatgccaacaatatcgcaatcaagacgataaacagaatccaatatctatcaataACACATGGCATCAAACTAGCACAATAGAATAGacaacacaacacaacggggtggttagtcccaacacacaacagggtcCAACGTAaggcaatatctaacccaacttcatacccgaaggttcacatgctgtctccgataatataatataaatatgtgcttcgctatatgaagtctcaccaagggtaagccaaaacctacctagatggccgaaccgcaacaccaacaactcactcctttgccttgccttttcgctgaacctcagaaccaaagtagtctaagcataattgaaatctagattagaaattatgaagaatgatactaatattactaCTATTCAGTTTAGGTCAATtccaaccctagaaattggggaaacaggcCCACAAAGGCAAAATAGGAATTCGGAAGTAAATATCAAATTAGACagtaggtgatcataacccaaccactaattgttgatttaactcaaggattagcccaATTTCTGATTCTCAACAAaatccccaatttgggtataaactctaactctttgattccaaaattcaacactagaaatgggaGATATacgattaacaagcttagattaatcaaaatctaacataaacatcatcaatttcctcattaATGAGCCTAAGAAAAGTTCATCAATACCCTCTTTCAACTTTCATCACTAAGGGTTTATTAAAGGGAAAGAGCAAATCTAggatgattatgattaaaggaagagtaaagaaataagcaagatttacctccaagaatatctccaaaatatcttcaagaactgttccccaaggctctaatttcgaaatgggaaataatgagggtctaaaggcttatttaaatcacacttaatgaaataacaagcCCACTATCGCTACAACGGGACCGCAACAGCGACACCGCAACAGCGCCCCCCAGACCGCCCCCAGCGGTCTGGGCCACTACACTCCTTACCGACCCAGCGGCCAATCATGCCGCCTtagcggtgccgctgggacgaCCCTGGTGCAGCCAATGCGGGCACGAGGTACCAGAATCCCCTATTTTTTCTAAGTCCCAGTCAAGATTCTGAACCATTCCTGAGGCCATCTGTTCACATCCCACATAtgcagacccacacaaaaatatgctacgaatgtgcttgtggcctcggaattcccaacggaggtctggttgaccgagtcaaccccgacgtcttaattccaatttcccaactcaagtcccaaaatgcattcgAGTGCAT
The sequence above is a segment of the Lycium barbarum isolate Lr01 chromosome 6, ASM1917538v2, whole genome shotgun sequence genome. Coding sequences within it:
- the LOC132643902 gene encoding uncharacterized protein LOC132643902, which codes for MTKDIARSVEYYEFARDVWNELEERYGKVDAARVFELKKELAHISRGSLDIASYSNKIKKLWDEIASLSTTRVKSCMCGASSEYQKDDDVQMVYQFLMGLNDTYVQTRSNILALKPFSSVGTVYRVPYEQNKSSLLCKYCKKPGHTIDKCYKLHGYPSNFKFTKSAPTRKTIAHVKLDTNGTSDPGAQSFGYGFEICSNSHLYMGLPKISILN